The Fortiea contorta PCC 7126 genome has a segment encoding these proteins:
- a CDS encoding phage holin family protein, producing the protein MKNFLLTWLGTAVALVITAHIVPGFSIKNFVAALITAIVIGLVNAFIRPILSFLAFPITLLTFGLFTFVLNAVTLLLASALTPRNLFEIQNFGSALLGSIVLAIVSSIINYFLRVVE; encoded by the coding sequence ATGAAAAATTTCCTACTAACTTGGCTGGGTACAGCGGTAGCCTTAGTCATCACCGCCCATATCGTACCTGGATTCTCCATCAAAAATTTTGTCGCTGCTTTAATTACGGCTATTGTCATTGGGTTAGTAAATGCCTTTATTCGCCCAATTTTAAGTTTCTTAGCATTTCCCATTACTTTACTCACATTTGGTTTATTTACATTTGTGCTCAATGCGGTGACGCTTTTGCTAGCCAGCGCTTTAACTCCCCGCAATTTGTTTGAAATCCAAAACTTTGGATCTGCCTTATTAGGGTCAATTGTATTAGCGATTGTGTCTAGTATTATTAACTATTTTCTCAGAGTTGTTGAGTAA
- a CDS encoding peptidoglycan-binding domain-containing protein, producing MPPFIVSWAVVSTAAPQQIAQILPAETINRPTLNIGSQGERVSELQAALKLLGFYTGTVDGVYKDSTASAVSQFKQAAGLNPDGVVDPPTWQKLFPNEPTTVTTAVPTTRPTPTAVTTLTVPTRTNNTTRVVNSRPEPRPAKPTRSTTSRQQPARITPIPVSERTPGIQYTAEGMPILRLGNRGTEVVRLQTQLQKLGFFKGSIDGNFRVSTETAVKALQSRYGLEADGVAGGATWEIILKRPSQQR from the coding sequence ATGCCTCCGTTCATTGTCTCCTGGGCGGTAGTATCAACGGCCGCACCACAGCAAATCGCTCAAATATTGCCAGCAGAAACCATCAATCGCCCCACTCTGAACATAGGTAGTCAAGGCGAGCGCGTATCTGAACTGCAAGCAGCTTTAAAATTATTAGGCTTTTATACGGGTACGGTGGATGGCGTTTATAAAGATAGTACCGCTAGCGCCGTTTCTCAGTTTAAGCAAGCAGCAGGTTTGAATCCAGACGGCGTTGTTGACCCCCCCACGTGGCAAAAATTATTTCCCAACGAACCCACGACGGTGACAACCGCCGTCCCCACCACTAGACCGACACCCACCGCTGTCACAACTCTAACTGTTCCCACCCGGACTAATAACACCACTAGAGTTGTGAATTCTCGACCAGAACCCAGACCAGCTAAACCCACACGGTCTACGACTTCCAGACAACAACCAGCACGGATTACACCCATACCAGTTTCAGAACGCACCCCTGGAATTCAGTACACAGCAGAAGGAATGCCCATTTTGCGTTTAGGCAATCGTGGTACGGAAGTTGTTAGGTTACAAACACAACTACAAAAACTGGGCTTTTTTAAAGGAAGTATAGATGGTAACTTTCGTGTTTCCACAGAAACAGCAGTTAAAGCCTTGCAAAGCCGGTATGGTCTTGAAGCCGATGGTGTAGCTGGTGGCGCCACCTGGGAAATTATACTCAAACGACCATCTCAACAACGTTAG